A single region of the Lysinibacillus sp. B2A1 genome encodes:
- a CDS encoding DUF58 domain-containing protein, with the protein MKKWKVLIEKSKHFLLVSLLIIFTFCYAMFQGGFVSWFVFFAVSPFLLYAFISLLVREEILLVEREIEPSHIESGQSAKVTITVERKTRFPFAYMMMEELVNSESLVQSKVQGANAVMFVGFRKSFSWSYTLENMPRGEHRYLGVTIVFSDFFGWAKKSVSAEKEQVILIYPRVREMKYATLQTKFDAGSMMSPYSIVKDTSMAVGLREYVPGDRFSWIHWKSFAKTQTLQSKEFEDRQSQELMLVLHAKKSPLFEEKIELVASMLQTIVDERGDISFVSAGAKTKVFPPIQGNKQLDQVMHHLAAIKPTENVKFQLRDQRAFKHVATMLYVTSEVSDELLHTLATMVKSCICFVVAEQPPIQAELTMRYKHIQVVYVNPLDYYHLFTEVKRP; encoded by the coding sequence ATGAAGAAATGGAAAGTATTGATAGAGAAAAGTAAACATTTCTTATTAGTATCTTTGTTAATCATTTTTACATTTTGCTATGCTATGTTTCAGGGGGGCTTTGTTAGCTGGTTTGTATTTTTTGCAGTTAGCCCATTTTTGTTATATGCCTTTATTTCCTTATTAGTAAGAGAAGAAATTTTACTTGTAGAACGTGAAATTGAGCCTTCTCATATTGAAAGTGGGCAATCTGCGAAGGTTACAATTACTGTAGAGAGAAAGACACGCTTCCCATTTGCTTATATGATGATGGAGGAGCTTGTAAATAGTGAATCCCTTGTGCAATCGAAGGTACAAGGAGCAAATGCCGTTATGTTTGTAGGCTTTAGGAAAAGTTTTAGCTGGAGTTATACGCTAGAAAATATGCCTCGTGGTGAGCATCGTTACCTAGGTGTAACTATTGTTTTCAGTGATTTCTTTGGCTGGGCAAAAAAAAGTGTTTCAGCAGAAAAGGAACAAGTGATTTTAATTTATCCAAGGGTCCGTGAAATGAAATATGCCACACTTCAAACAAAATTTGATGCCGGATCAATGATGTCACCATATTCCATCGTTAAAGATACTTCAATGGCTGTGGGGCTACGTGAGTACGTTCCTGGTGATCGTTTTTCGTGGATTCATTGGAAATCATTCGCAAAAACGCAAACACTACAATCAAAAGAATTTGAGGATCGTCAATCACAGGAGCTGATGTTAGTGCTCCATGCCAAAAAGTCACCGTTATTTGAAGAAAAGATTGAGCTAGTAGCATCAATGTTACAAACGATAGTAGATGAACGAGGAGATATTTCATTTGTTTCAGCAGGTGCAAAAACGAAGGTGTTTCCACCTATACAAGGGAATAAGCAGTTAGATCAAGTCATGCATCATTTAGCTGCTATAAAGCCAACAGAAAATGTGAAATTCCAATTAAGAGATCAACGAGCCTTTAAGCATGTCGCAACAATGCTATATGTCACGAGCGAAGTATCTGATGAACTATTACATACTCTCGCCACTATGGTGAAAAGCTGTATTTGTTTTGTAGTGGCAGAACAGCCACCTATACAAGCAGAATTAACTATGCGTTATAAACATATACAAGTTGTATATGTTAATCCACTCGATTATTATCATTTGTTCACGGAGGTGAAGAGACCGTGA